A window of Tautonia plasticadhaerens contains these coding sequences:
- a CDS encoding WD40/YVTN/BNR-like repeat-containing protein — MRPWITLSVVILIADVCPAQWEPQAGATRGRLRGLSVLSRDVAWASGSEGTVLRTTDGGRTWTPRPVPGVPGLDFRDIEAVDADTAYLLSIGEGEQSRIYRTTDGGGSWGLQYTNRDPSGFLDAIAFWDAEHGLALGDPVDGRFSILTTGDGGLTWEPIPPGGMPTALPGEAAFAASGTCLIAHGEGHAWFATGGGGVARVFRSADRGSTWTAHETPVRAGNAASGLFSLAFRDADHGVAVGGDYQEPEQSGNFVALTDDGGKTWRLASGTQPAGYRSAVAYVPGSETLTLIAVGPTGSDLSGDGGESWRPLGDQGFHAVGFAGADAGWAVGEDGVIAKFLGATAR, encoded by the coding sequence GTGCGCCCCTGGATCACCCTGTCGGTCGTCATCCTCATCGCCGATGTCTGCCCGGCCCAGTGGGAGCCCCAGGCCGGCGCGACGAGGGGCCGGCTCCGGGGCCTGAGCGTGCTCAGCCGTGATGTGGCCTGGGCCAGCGGCAGCGAAGGCACGGTCCTCCGGACCACCGACGGCGGCCGGACCTGGACTCCCCGCCCGGTGCCCGGCGTCCCCGGCCTCGACTTCCGGGACATCGAGGCGGTCGATGCCGACACTGCCTACCTGCTCTCTATCGGCGAGGGAGAGCAGTCGCGCATCTACAGGACGACCGACGGCGGGGGATCGTGGGGATTGCAATACACCAACCGTGACCCGAGCGGCTTCCTCGACGCCATCGCCTTCTGGGACGCCGAGCATGGCCTGGCCCTGGGCGACCCAGTGGATGGTCGGTTCTCCATCCTGACGACCGGCGACGGGGGCCTGACCTGGGAGCCGATCCCGCCCGGAGGGATGCCTACGGCACTGCCGGGCGAGGCCGCTTTCGCCGCCAGCGGGACCTGCCTGATCGCCCACGGGGAGGGCCATGCCTGGTTCGCCACGGGGGGCGGCGGGGTGGCCCGGGTCTTCCGCTCGGCCGACCGGGGAAGCACCTGGACGGCCCACGAGACCCCCGTGCGGGCCGGCAACGCCGCCTCGGGCCTCTTCTCGCTGGCGTTCCGGGATGCGGACCACGGGGTCGCCGTCGGGGGCGACTACCAGGAGCCGGAGCAGTCCGGGAACTTCGTGGCGCTGACAGATGACGGCGGCAAGACCTGGAGGCTGGCTTCGGGAACGCAGCCGGCGGGCTACCGCTCGGCGGTGGCCTACGTCCCGGGCTCGGAGACGCTCACGCTGATCGCCGTCGGCCCCACGGGATCGGACCTCTCCGGGGACGGAGGCGAGTCCTGGCGACCGCTGGGCGATCAAGGCTTCCATGCCGTCGGGTTCGCCGGTGCCGATGCCGGCTGGGCCGTGGGCGAGGACGGAGTGATCGCAAAGTTCCTCGGTGCAACTGCCAGGTAG